In Corylus avellana chromosome ca2, CavTom2PMs-1.0, the following proteins share a genomic window:
- the LOC132168614 gene encoding uncharacterized protein LOC132168614, whose translation MELQHFSHEHPLTFNEELNKDQEGYICHGCTKQMVGPNYICKECYWFILHKSCAELPRELEHPLHPKHPLLLSYKMYQEMESKCDGCNRENLWGFIYQCSHHCNFSLEYTCASLPLTIEAEIHREHPLTLMRRSLTFTCDACGEEGKSMFYLCAICPFFVHRECTSYPLLVKHIRHKHPLYLTNSLKQPQLNQSDHRLCLLCVKKVNTNYMVYYCSTCDFVTHLHCGANELLWDESKDIEPIEDPYVVKKSKLREDKVEIAVEIKHFRHEHDLKLIDEKLENDEKCDGCIWPIYPPFYTCTPCRFFLHKSCVELPTKKSHPLHQHPLILLSSILLPEPRDVDKYFVCNACRRKCNGFVYHCDKCNFDLDVQCSSMPDIFKHEGHEHRLILYSASNFEKCSSCDFGGQIFRCAHCEFTLDFKCVTLPLTTKYGPYGQSFALCYKVEDDYDDEYYCDICEEPRDPKHWFYYCGDIDFPAHPKCILGKNPLIKFGKTYKFDKHEHRLAFVDNSSKSIHPTCNECDVPCGDWTFECVKCNFNLHHWCL comes from the coding sequence atggaGCTTCAACATTTTAGTCACGAGCATCCGTTGACCTTCAATGAAGAGCTAAATAAGGATCAAGAGGGATATATTTGCCATGGGTGCACAAAACAAATGGTGGGTCCAAATTACATTTGCAAAGAGTGCTACTGGTTTATCCTTCATAAATCATGTGCAGAACTACCTCGTGAGTTGGAACACCCTTTGCACCCCAAACATCCCCTTCTTCTCAGTTATAAGATGTACCAGGAAATGGAAAGCAAATGTGACGGTTGCAATAGAGAGAATTTGTGGGGCTTCATTTACCAGTGTTCTCATCACTGTAATTTTAGCCTTGAATATACATGTGCTTCTTTACCACTCACCATTGAAGCTGAAATTCATCGTGAACACCCATTGACCCTCATGCGGAGATCTCTAACTTTCACTTGCGATGCCTGTGGGGAAGAAGGCAAAAGCATGTTTTACTTATGTGCAATCTGCCCATTCTTTGTCCACCGAGAATGTACTTCCTACCCATTGCTTGTCAAACATATTCGTCACAAACACCCTCTTTACCTCACCAATTCCCTTAAGCAGCCTCAGCTCAATCAATCTGACCATCGACTTTGCCTACTCTGTGTTAAGAAGGTGAACACAAACTACATGGTTTATTATTGCTCAACTTGTGATTTTGTTACCCATCTTCATTGTGGTGCAAATGAGCTACTGTGGGATGAATCTAAAGATATAGAGCCCATTGAAGATCCATATGTTGTCAAGAAATCCAAACTGAGagaggacaaagttgaaatagcCGTGGAAATCAAACATTTTCGTCATGAGCATGACTTAAAGCTTATTGATGAGAAACTTGAAAATGACGAAAAATGTGACGGGTGTATATGGCCTATTTACCCTCCATTTTATACTTGTACTCCATGCAGATTCTTTCTTCACAAATCTTGTGTTGAATTACCTACGAAAAAGTCGCACCCACTCCATCAACACCCCCTCATTCTCCTCTCCTCAATTCTCCTCCCTGAGCCACGTGATGttgataaatattttgtttgcaATGCTTGTAGGCGCAAATGTAATGGCTTCGTCTATCACTGTGACAAATGCAACTTCGACCTTGATGTCCAGTGTAGTTCGATGCCTGACATCTTTAAGCATGAAGGTCATGAGCACCGACTTATTCTCTACAGTgcatcaaattttgaaaagtgcAGTTCTTGTGATTTTGGAGGACAAATCTTTCGTTGTGCTCATTGTGAATTTACTTTGGATTTCAAATGCGTTACACTGCCGCTTACCACAAAATACGGACCGTACGGACAATCGTTCGCACTTTGTTATAAAGTTGaagatgattatgatgatgagTATTATTGCGATATTTGTGAAGAACCAAGAGATCCAAAACATTGGTTTTACTATTGTGGAGATATTGATTTTCCTGCTCATCCAAAATGCATTCTTGGGAAAAATCCATTAATTAAGTTTGGGAAAACTTATAAGTTTGACAAGCACGAACATCGCCTCGCTTTTGTTGACAATAGCAGCAAGAGCATCCATCCTACATGTAATGAATGTGATGTTCCTTGCGGTGATTGGACTTTCGAATGTGTCAAATGTAATTTCAATCTTCACCATTGGTGCTTATAA